Part of the Prionailurus bengalensis isolate Pbe53 chromosome B3, Fcat_Pben_1.1_paternal_pri, whole genome shotgun sequence genome is shown below.
agcaaagttgcaggatacaaaatcaatgtacagaaatcagttgcattcttatacactaacaatgaagcaacagaaagacaaataaagaaactgatcccattcacaattgcaccaagaagcataaaatacctaggaataaatctaaccaaagatgtaaaggatctgtatgctgaaaactatagaaagcttctgaaggaaattgaagaagatttaaagaaatggaaagacattccctgctcatggattggaagaataaatattgtcaaaatgtcaatactacccaaagctatctacacattcaatgcaatcccaatcaaaattgcaccagcattcttctcgaaactagaacaagccatcctaaaattcatatggaaccacaaaaggccccgaatagccaaagtaattttgaagaagaagaccaaagcaggaggcatcacaatcccagactttagcctctactacaaagctgtcatcatcaagacagcatggtattggcacaaaaacagacacatagaccaatggaagagaatagaaaccccagaactagacccacaaacgtatggccaactcatctttgacaaagcaggaaagaacagccaatggaaaaaagacagtctctttaacaaatgctgttgggagaactggacagcaacatgcagaaggttgaaactagaccactttctcacaccattcacaaaaataaactcaaaatggatataGGACcttaatgtgagacaggaaaccatcaaaaccttagaggaaaaagcaggaaaagacctctctgacctcagccgtagcaatctcttactcgacacatccccaaaggcaagggaattaaaagcaaaagtgaattactgggaccttatgaagataaaaagcttctgcacagcaaaggaaacaaccaacaaaactaaaaggcaaccaacggaatgggaaaagatatttgcaaatgacatatcggacaaagggctagtatccaaaatctataaagagctcaccaaactccacacccgaaaaacaaataacccagtgaagaaatgggcagaaaacatgaatagacacttctctaaagaagacatccggatggccaagaggcacatgaaaagatgttcagcgtcgctccttatcagggaaatacaaatcaaaaccacactcaggtatcacctcacgccagtcagagtggccaaaatgaacaaatcaggagaatatagatgctggagaggatgtggagaaacgggaaccctcttgcactgttggtgggaatgcaaactggtgcagccactctgtaaagcagtgtggagattgctcagaaaattaaaaatacctaccctatgacccagcaatagcactgctaggaatttatccaagggatacaggagcactgatgcatagggccacttgtaccccaatgttcatagcagcactctcaacaatagccaaattatggaaagagcctaaatgtccatcaactgatgaatggataaagaaattgtggtttatatacacaatggagtactacgtggcaatgagaaaaaatgaaatatggccttttgtagcaacgtggatggaactggagagtgtgatgctaagtgaaataagccatacagagaaagacagataccatatggtttcactcttatgtggatcctgagaaacttaacaggaacccatgggggaggggaaggaaaaaaaaaaaagaggttagagtgggagagagccaaagcataagagactgttaaaaactgagaacaaactgagggttgatggggggtgggagggaggagagggtgggtgatgggtattgaggagggcaccttttgggatgagcactgggtgttgtatggaaaccaatttgacactaaatttcatatattaaaaaaaatacattctaacCAACATCCCTCCTTGATAAAAGTTCTTAGCGAACTGCGATTCATCAAAAACATCTTTGATCTATGAAAAGctttcaattagcaataatcaCGCTTCAGATAAGCCTCATTGGCTATGATACTGCCACTGTGGCAAAGTTTGAAACATTTTTGATCTGTAAAGAACATTTCAAAAACTGACATCTAGCATGAATACTTGATGGTGAAAGTGAACGCTTTCCCTCCAAAATCAGAAACGAAACAAGAATTCTGCTcttacattggatattctttcttgctttgtcaaaaatgagttaaccatagagttgtgggtccgtttctgggttttatattctgttccattcatctgtctgtttttgtgcaggTACCATATTgccttgatgactacagctttgtaatataggttgaaatccagaatcatgatgcctcaaattttgtttttctttttcaggattgctttggctattcgggggcttttctggttgcatacaaattttaacaCTGATCTAGcgctgtgaagaatgctgatggtattttgatagggattgcattaaatgtgtagattactttgggtaataaaggcattttaacaatgtttattcttccaatctatgagcacgaaatgtttttccatttctttgtgtttcttcaatttttttcataagttttcagggtacagatattttacctctttagcTGGATTTTCTCTTAGGTAACTTAttgtttttagtgcaattgtaaatggaattgattccttggtttttctgctgctttgttattggtgtatagaaatgcaacagatttccacaagttgattttgtatcctgcaactttgctgaatttatgtgtTAGTTCTAGCTATTTTGGGGTGGAGTCtttgagttttctacatagaggATCATATCGTCTGCAAATAGCAAATGtgtgacttcttccttaccactttgtattccctttatttcttttcgtTGTCTgctaaggctaagacttccaatactatattgaacagtaatggtgagagtgggcatccttgtcttgttcctgacttttgGGGAAatgctctcactttttccccattgaggatgatattaactatgggtcttttgtatatggcattTATGATGCCAAGGTATATTCcatctattattttattgatggttttttATCAAGATGATGTTGTATCTTGTCAAtacttctgcatctattgacaggatcatgtggttcttatcttttcttttattaatgtggtgtatcacattgattgatttgtgaatattgaaccagccctactgcccaggaataaatcccacttgatcatggtgaatattcttttaatgtagtattgaatttgatttgctagtatcttgctgagaatttttgcatccatgtttatcagggatattggcctgtaattctcctttttagtggggtccttgactttggaatcaaagtaatgctggcatCATAGGATgggtttggaagctttccttccatttctatttttagaacagtttgaaaagaataggtattaactcttcttactagacatgttgccaAATGCAAGGGAAATGAGAGCAAATATGAACTAcagggacttcatcaagataaaaaacttctgagggtgacttggtggctcagtcagtcaagcatcgacttcagctcaggtcaggatcttataCTTTGTGGGTtagagtcccatatcaggctctgtgctgacagctcatggcctggagcctgctttggattctgtgtctccttctctctctgcccttctcaacttgggctctgtctctgtctctcaaaaataagtaaacttttaaaaaatttaaaaaaaaaagacttctgccCAGCAAGGGAAaccaacaacaaaactaaaaggcaacctacggaatgggagaagttaCTGCAAAcaacatacctgataaagggttagtatcaaaactttataaagaacttatcaaactcaatatccaaaaaaacaatccagttaagaaataggcagaagatatgaataaccacttttccaaagaagatacccagatggctaacagacaaaaagatgctcaacatcactcatcattagggaaatacacatcaaaacaaCAAGACagcacttcacacctgtcagaatagctaaaattaacacaataaacaataggtgttggcaaagatgcagagaaaggggaaccctcttgcacagctggtggggatgcaaactggtgtggaCATTCTgtagaacagtatggaggttcctaaaaaaaaaactaaaaatagagctaccctatgatccactgactgatgaatggataaagaagaactgttatgtatatatgcaatggaatattatatagccatcaaaaataatgaaatcttgccatttgcaatgatacaGCTGgagctagactgtattatgctaagtgaaataagtcagagaaagacaatatcataagatttcactcatatgtggaacttaagaaacaaaacagatgaacatatggggggggagagaagaaaggaaaacaaaccacaagagactcttaacaatagagaacaaacggaaggcagatggaggaaggtgggtaggagatgggctagatgggtgatgggtattaaggacggcacttgtgataagcactgcatgttttatgtaagtgatgaatcactgaattctcctaaaaccaatatttcactgtatgttaactaaaatactaaaaaggtttaaaaatctGTTGAAGTACTTGCaatcagaatatgtaaagaacattcaaaagtcaacaataagaaaacaaatgacccagagcacctgggtggctcagtcagttaagcatctgacttcaactcaggtcatgatctcccagttcgtgggttcaagccccacctccggctctgcactgacatttcagagcctggagcctgtgtcagcttctgtttcttcctctctctctgcccttcccccacttacagtctctgtctctcaaaaataaataaacatttaaaaaaaactttaaaaggggctcctgggtggctcagttggttaagtgttggattttggctcaggtcataatctcacagtttgtggatttgagccccgcctcaggctcagtgctgcagatcatagcctggaacctgcttcagatgctgtatctccctctctctctctgccccttcccctgttcaagctctgtctctctctctccaaaaaaataaacattaaaaaaacaatttttaaaaaaagaaaaaaaatgacccaataaaaatattgataaaatatttgagcAGACATTGAACAGCACATATACAAATgacaaataagcaaatgaaaatatatttaaacatcaCTAGTCATAAGGGAATTAcaagttaaaaacacaatgagTTACTACTGTATACAtaccagaatgactaaaattaaaaagaccaaccatggggtgcctgggtggctcagtcagttaagcgtccaacttcggctcaggtcatgatctcgcggtccgtgagttcgagccccgtgtcgggctctgtgctgacagctcagagcctggagcctgtttcagattctgtgtctccctctctctctgaccctcccccgttcatgctctgtctctctctgtctcaaaaataaataaacgttaaaaaaaaaaaagaccaaccatACCAGTGTTGGTGATGATATAAATgcactggaactctcatacactgctagtgtgaatgtaaaatggtacaggaACTTTGGAAAACACGTTGGcagcttcttaaaaagttaagcataTATCTACCACTTGATAAAGCCATTTCACCCATAGCTATTTACCTAATAGGAAAAAGCATATGACATACAAAGTcttatacacaaatgttcctAGCAGGTTTACTTCTAATAACATAGTTTATTTCTAATAACTAGAAACAACCCACACCCATCAAAAGGTGAATGGATTAATAAATTCTTATACATCTTtacatacatattacatatatatacatattacatattactcaacaataaaaagaatgatctATTGACagatgcaacaacatggatgaatctcaaaataattgtgCTGAGTAAAAGGaagtagaccaaaaaaaaaaaatgagcatggtattattccatttatataatgcTGTAGGAAATGCAAACATCTATAGTGAGAGAAATATCAGTGGCTACCTGGGGAGTGAGTTCAGAGTGGGGTAAGAGGCAGGAATTGAACAGGGGCACACTTAGAGAAGTTAGGGATAGACTTATTGGTTGATTAATTAATAAAACAACCAGTCGATTgatttgttaaaatgtcattctACTTGAGAGAGGtttaaaacagggaaaaaatattattataggaaaaaaaaagttaaggtaGGTCCCAAGGGAAGTGAATAACAAGCAGAAAAATGTCTCTTGACACTGTTTTCCTTTTAGAAGCAGTAAATGGATCctcaaggatttaaaaaaaaacaaaaaacaaaaaccaaaaaacagggaCTACTTCCTGACAGGCTCTGCTTATAAACCCTCCACCCTTCCACAAACAAAATCAAGGATCCTTATCACAATCACTTCCACCTCTTTTCTCCTAATTACTGTCAtctctctaagaaaataaaacagaaaatttgagaagCTTCAGTTTGGAACTCCCTTTGCTGATCCAGGTAATAAGCTTATGAAGTATGGAGAAGAGCAAAAGTCATAATCTCCTAGCTTTTACCTGAAGCTCTCTTCAAATTTGCTATAGCCATACACATACAACCAATATTTCTTAAGCTTTTACTGGTCAGGCAATGGTCAAGGTACTTCCACAGGCATTTATCTCATTCAATAATCTTTACAGCAGCCCTTTAAAGAGGGCATTTTTATGCCTACTTTAAGGTAACTGCGTATTAATTTCCTATGACTAATAAAAAAAAGCTCTTGACTCTAAATccaatatttttctgttatgcACACCGGCCTGCCGGCCTAATTGGGAAAATTATCCttacttttaagtattttctagGAACAGATTACCAATGTTACTGATGTCACAACCCCCTCACTGAAACTATACAAACCAGCTAAAGGAGGAACCTGGCTATGGAGAGAGGGCCAACACATGAACATACCAAGATCAGGAAATGTCTTCCTCCAACTGTGTATGGCATGACCTGGCTCACCCGTGTGGTCTATCTCAACCTTTCCTAGGTTGACTAATTAAACAAGTAAACCAAAACAAGATGATTGTTGCTAATTAACTCAGTCGACTAACTCAGCATGGAGTCATAAACACAGTGATATTCACAGCCCCCTCTGCAGTGggaatcagtctttttttttttcccctgacagcTCCAGCTAAGATTTGTGGCAGGTAAGCATCATAGTTTCTTCTGTACAAATGAGCTAAGTGATAAAAGATGAGTAGCAATACAGTCCTGTTAAATATATTAGATTGAGCATAAAATGATGATGGCCATTCTTATTTTCTAGAATCCCTCCTAGCTTTCTAGAACAGCTTTGTGAGACTTCCTGACACAGAACTGTTCTGAGAAGAAATGGTTTTACTCAAAAGTCTAACAtgattgatttttccatttttaaggagTAATATGCTGCTGCTTGGAAAACTGAGGGTAGAGGAACAAAAGTAGAAGCAAGGACTTGTGTTAGGTTGCTGCTGCAGAAGTCCAAGGAAGAAAGGATGTCATTTGAAATTGGGAGAAAACAGTGAAGACAAAGAGAAGTGCATGATGTAAGTCATAGTTTAGAAACAGAAGCATCCTGCTGATGCATTGGATGTGAggtgcaaaagaaaggaaaggatgtAAAATTAGACTAAACCAGGAAAAGTAAGTCCTTAAACATTAAGCCattcaaactgctgaaaatattttgaggCGATGGACAATGTGATTATTGCAAAACATAACCTTTTAGAAACATCCTACAAAACACTTTGGTTAAAAATGCCCCAAACACAATTAGTAATGAATTATTTTGACCTActgaaaattttattgaatttaaagtCCATAAGTGAATTTCACACgttaagtaaattttattttgagccACTCTTCCATTCATTAGCAGTTAATGTATTGTCATGGATCCAACATTTGTTAACAGCCCCATTTGAAGAACAGGGCATTTGGAAAAATGGTTGCTTCAGAAAAGACCACATTGTGAATATGTTCATCCTGAATGAGAACAGTGTAAGGTAATGCAAATGTATGTTAGATATTTTATGTCTGATTTAAGTTTGCCttcaaaaaatggaatatttggtATCTGAAACTTAATCTCAGTCCCTAGCCACATGTtcttaaaatcagaaaggaaagggcATTTAGAAAGTGTAAGTTTATGGTACAAGAACCAGAACCTGTTCCTCCCACAGCTGAGGCTCTAAAAGCCTTACTGTAATATAAGTTAAGATATAAAATAGCAGGACCTTGGGAAATTTTATTGACCAGATGAGTCCCCCATGTCATGAAAATCATATGAAATCCAGACCTAGGTCTGTCTCTGAAAGGGAAGCTTTGGTACACAGattataaattctaaattattaCTCAGTTTGCTGCTCCCCTATCACAAATCCTCTTAAATCAACACAAAAATACACTATCGTCAATAGACCACTGTCAGATTCCTTGGATAACTAAgaaactctcaaaaataacttgATTGCTTAATTGATACTATAATCCAGATAAtggaaatagatatttttcatgtTCCTTAGGCATGCCCTATTTACAGAGGCTATAATAACTAAGACCCAGGATTGAGGACAGGATTATTTAAcaatggttttgttgttgttgttattgttgttgttttaactcaGAAAAGCATAAAGCCATTATGCAAATGTATAACCTTCTAAACTCATTCTGCTTGAGGCACTCCCAAGCAGTGACTAGAAGGaagctttctcttcttttcaagtTTCCTGCTCCGTCTACCTTAACTTTGGATCAATAGTATCAGGTTCCACAGTTCATAGAGCTGGAATAGAAACCAGTGGATTTTGTAGTCATATTCCCAGCCCAGACAATCAAAGACCTATTTCCACAAAGCCAAATTAATGTTCATCCTATCCCTCAACTGTACCTACCCTAGATGGCTGGAGAACTATATTAACAGAAGTGAGCTAAAGCTATTTGCTACAATTTGAATCTTTTATTCCTGAAACTGGTAGATTGCATTGCCAAATAGAATCAGTGAGTTCATTAACTACCTTAAAACAGAAAAGTGATTCCATTAGTCCTAAGGGTCTGCTGCTCCAAGGCCACACAATTTGAATTAGCTTTGTCCACAAATAGCTCTGTGGGTGTGATCTCTCTCTGGAAACCGAAAGAAAGTGTGTTATTCaatcatttttatgaatattcattAAGAGCTGTCTAAGTGCAAAGCATTATGCTAATTCCCAGTCACTTCTGGTAAACTAACTTACACAAACTGATTTTGAGCCTATGAAAAAGTTCTATTTGAAACTTTCTGCTCAGTAAGATGCTTCTGAGTGAGCCACTTCAAAGAATTCTCTCTTGGAAGAGGCATACAGGAAAAGTGGGAGGTACAGTAAAGAAATgtcttatttaaattaaaagactGATCATAAGACTCAATGTTCATGTAAGATGGTAACAGACTTCCCAGAAGTGGCTGTGAATTACATCATGCATTACAATGTTCAAGTTtgaggatagttttttttttcttttttctttttccttttttcttttctattttttttatttttatttatttatttactttttcttaatcaCTTCTGGACTATTCTCTCCTGAAAGCAGAGCTGTTCTGATGTAACCACCTACTTTGGAAAAAATTACTGCCAAGAGGAGAACTACCCAGTCTAATATCAccagaagaaaactaaaaagagaaagcagTTAAAATGCACTCTATACATCATTCCCCAGGCTCTGGTAAATATAGACCTTAGTATTAGAAAATGGTGTTGACAATCAGAGCTCTCATGTACTGTCAATGTAAGCGGAAAATAGTCCAATAATGATGGAACACTGTTGAGTTTAatctaataaaattaaagatgcaCATATTCTATTATCCAGCGTATAGAAATGCATGCATGTGTGAACCAAGAAAAATGAACTTTatattcatagtagcattattcctGATAGCTAATAATTAATCTATGTTACGGTTTATTCATGGAATGTAATActatagagaaggaaaaatggaaaaaaactacagatacatgcaacaacatgaattTCACGAACTTactgttgagcaaaagaagccatccAAATGTATACTTTCCTTTATGTAAagtagaaaaacaagaaaaaccaaatatttttgtttaggaatgcatacttttttattaaaataaaaacaaagaagcgATTACcttaaggaaaagagaatgttACAATTGGAGGAATAGAGAGGCAGAGGATAGTGATTGTGATGGAGCATGAGAGAGGATTCTAGGATGCAAGTGATAGTCTATTTCTTGACCTTGGTGGTAGTTACTATGGAGGTTTATGTATAATGACTTATTAAGCTATAAGTTTATGTATTAAgcatgtttccatatatttcacaataaagaaacatttctgtCTATCCACTCGTATTCACTGGCTGCTTGTGTTTTTCAGTCTAATGACTAAGCCAGAACAATATTTCGGGATTAGACAAAAATACTAACCACTgacatataaatgtttattgcatTCCACAGAGTGGTTTCAATACATATGTGGGTCCCCATATACACAGACATTCAATAATTTGATGGTCTTTTCACAGCTCCCAGATACATGAATATCTCCAACACCCCCAACACCTCCAGCACCATCACTGGCTTCATCCTCCTGGGCTTCCCTTGCTCCAGGGAGGGGCAGATCCTCCTCTTTGTGCTCTTCTCTGTTATCTACCTCCTGACCCTCATGGGCAATGGGTCCATCATCTGTGCTGTGCGCTGGGATCAGAgactccacacccccatgtacatCTTGCTTGCCAACTTCTCCTTCCTAGAGATCTGGTATGTCACCTCCACTGTCCCCAACATGTTAGCCAACTTCCTCTCTGACACCAAGGTCATTTCCTTCTCTGGGTGCTTTCTCCAGttctactttttcttctccttgggtTCTACAGAATGCTTTTTCTTGGCCATTATGGCATTTGATCGGTACCTTGCCATCTGCTGGCCTCTACACTATCCAACCATTATGACTGGACGTCTCTGCACCAATCTTGTGATCAGCTGCTGGGTATTTGGTTTCCTCTGGTTCTTGAttcccatcatcatcatctctcaaATGTCCTTCTGTGGATCCAGGATTATTGACCACTTCCTGTGTGATCCTGGACCCCTGTTGGCCCTCACCTGTACTAGAGCCCCTGCAATAGAGTTAACTAGCTCCACCTTAAGTTCTCTGCTCTTATTTATTCCCTTTTTCTTTATCGTGGTGTCCTATGCTCTTGTTCTGAGAGCTGTGTTGAGGGTCCCTTCAGCAGCTGGACGAAGAAAAGCTTTCTCCACCTGTGGGTCCCATCTGGCAGTGGTTTCACTGTTCTATGGCTCAGTGATGGTCATGTATGTGAGCCCAACATCTGAGCGTGAAGCTGGGATGCAGAAGATGGtgactttgttttattctgtaGTTACTCCACTCATTAACCCTATAATATATAGTCTGAGGAACAAAGATATGAAACATGCTATGAAAACATTGTTGAGAACATAAAAGTAAGAGCCTTGGTTTAAAACATTTGGGGGcagaatctgtttttaatttcttagcgAAAAAGAAGACTACCTGACATCACTCAGAAAATCGTTTATATTGTTTTTGAACCTTATACACCATACAGCTTCTTTCCTAGAATTTATGGGGCTATAAGGGATCTCAAAGATGAACTCATCTCCCTAATTTTAGAAATGACAGAGTCATAGATTGAAAAAACTTGGTAGAATTTGTTgcagaaatagaattaaaaatatctcCTGCCAAGACAGAAAACCTATCCacaaaagtagaagagaaagaaacagttttattattgaataagcattaaaacaagaGAATATGTGAATCACAGGCAATCTGATAAGAGATGGCAAAGACATAAAGAAATCTCATTCCTTTATGTAGCCAAACAAATACAAACCATTTACATACATGTTCTCAAGATAAATAGGAACTAGTTCTCAAAAAGATTTGACAGCACACTTTGTCATACATAATTCATC
Proteins encoded:
- the LOC122467907 gene encoding olfactory receptor 11G2-like; the encoded protein is MNISNTPNTSSTITGFILLGFPCSREGQILLFVLFSVIYLLTLMGNGSIICAVRWDQRLHTPMYILLANFSFLEIWYVTSTVPNMLANFLSDTKVISFSGCFLQFYFFFSLGSTECFFLAIMAFDRYLAICWPLHYPTIMTGRLCTNLVISCWVFGFLWFLIPIIIISQMSFCGSRIIDHFLCDPGPLLALTCTRAPAIELTSSTLSSLLLFIPFFFIVVSYALVLRAVLRVPSAAGRRKAFSTCGSHLAVVSLFYGSVMVMYVSPTSEREAGMQKMVTLFYSVVTPLINPIIYSLRNKDMKHAMKTLLRT